The Virgibacillus siamensis sequence GAAATGATCGATCCGGAAGTTTTAAATAATGCGGCTATGGCTGTTACACTTTGTGGGGATGCAGCAGACAAATGTCCAATGACACCACCTCATGTAAAGCGAGAACATTGGGGGTTTGATGATCCCGCAAAGGCAGAAGGTACCGACCAAGAAAAATGGGAATTTCAACGTGTACGCGATGAAATTGGTGAAAGAATTAAGCACTTTGCAGAAACTGGTAACTAACAATTAGTCAGGGGAATTTTGTTACCCCTGACTATCATTAAAATAATTATATAAGTGTATAGTTATATTGTTATGGAGGGGTAATCATGAGTAAATTAGAAATTTTTGATCCAGCAATGTGCTGTTCTACGGGTGTTTGTGGACCAAGTGTAGATCCGAAATTAACCCGTGTCGCGAGTGCTGTATTTTCTCTTCAAAAAAGAGGTTTTGATATAGAACGATACAATTTAGCCAATGAGCCTGACAAATTTACTGAAAATAAAGCCGTAACAGATTTTCTTGAAGAAAAGGGTCCAGATGCACTTCCAGTTACTTTATTAAATGGAAAAATTGTTCTTGAATCTACGTATCCAAGTAATGATGAACTGTCCGAGTGGTTTGACATCAGTACAGAAGAATTAAATGATCGACCTAAAAACAATCGTGTCACGATCCAAATAAATGAATTGAAATAAAGGTGTGGGAATATATGTATCCATCGTTTGATCCAAAGTCTTTTGTGAAAACCCAGTTCCTGTTTTTTACGGGAAAAGGAGGAGTCGGCAAGACATCGACAGCATGTGCAACAGCGATCCATTTAGCCGATGAGGGGAAGAAAGTGCTGATTGTTAGTACAGACCCTGCCTCTAATTTACAAGATGTATTAGAAGTTGAACTAACTAATACACCAAAGTCTGTTTCTAACATAATCAATTTGGATGCAGCAAACATTGACCCAGAGGAAGCAGCTGAATTGTATCGGGAAAAAGTTGTTGGTCCTTATCGTGGAAAATTGCCGGATGTAGCTATTAAAAGTATGGAAGAGCAATTATCTGGTGCATGTACAGTGGAAATGGCTGCTTTTGATGAATTTTCGAGTATCATTTCAGACCCAGCCATAAGTAACCGATATGATCATGTGATATTCGATACGGCACCAACAGGACACACATTAAGGCTGTTAAAACTTCCAACCGCCTGGAACGACTTTTTGGATGAAAGCACCCATGGTGCCTCCTGTTTAGGGCCACTATCAGGCTTACAGGAAAAAAAAGAACTGTATGAACAAACGGTATCATCACTTTCCGATCAGGAAAAAACAACATTACTTTTAATCACAAGACCCGAATCTTCGGCACTGTATGAAGCCAATCGTTCTGCAAAAGAATTAAAGGATATTGGTATAAAGAACCAAATGCTCATTGTTAATGGCTTATTGCAAATGCATCTTTCCAACGATAAAGTCTCATCGGCTTTTTACCAGCGACAACAGGAGGCTTTGAAAGACTTTCCAAAAGAACTCAAACAAATGGCCGTTTATTCATTGCCGTTAGTTTCTTATTCACTTACAGGGCTTGAGAACCTTCGTTATTTATTCAAACAATATGCCTTACCCGCAACGGAAGAACCAACCTCGCATGATGAAAGAATAGAGTTACCGAAGCTAAGCACTTTGATTGAAGGTTTTTCGGAAAATAATACGAGGGTGATTTTCACCATGGGAAAAGGAGGGGTTGGTAAAACGACCGTCGCCTCCTCCATTGCCGTTGGATTGGTCGAGAAGGGACACAAAGTTCATTTAACGACGACGGATCCTGCAGCACATTTAGACTATATGTTTTCTAATCCTATTGATAATGAGAAATTATCGATTAGCTCGATTCAGCCCAAAGACGAAGTGGCAGCCTATAAAAAAGAGGTCTTGTCAAAAGCAAGCGAAAGTCTGGATGAAGCGGGAATTGCTTATCTTAAAGAAGATCTTGACTCCCCTTGTACAGAAGAAATTGCTGTCTTTCGAGCTTTTGCTGAGCAGGTTGCTAAGTGCAATGATGAAATTGTCGTCATTGATACTGCACCTACAGGACACACATTATTACTTCTCGATTCTGCAGAAGAATATCATAAGGAACTGACACGTTCGACGGGAGAAGTTCGGGAAAATGTAAAAGCATTACTGCCACGACTTCGAAATCCTATAGAAACGAGTGTAGTTATTGTGACATTGGCTGAAACAACTCCGGTTCTCGAAGCTGAAAGGCTGCAGAGTGACCTAATAAGGGCTGATATTAGGCCTGAGTGGTGGGTGATTAATCAAAGTTTACACGCAACAGAAACACAGGACCTTATCCTAGCCGGCAGATCTAAAACCGAAAGAAAATGGATTGAAAAAGTGAGAGATGAGTTAGCACAAAACGCAGCTATTATTCCATGGATTAGTGAAGAGAAAATAGGTTATAGCAAGCTAAAAGAATTGATAATGAACTAACTAAGAATCTAGGTCAGTTTATTAATAAAAATTTAGAGGAGGAATTAAATTGAATATTACAGATGGAGCAAAACAAAAATTAGAAATAATTTTCCAAGAACAAGGAGCAAAAGGCATACGTTTTTATTCAAATGGAGCCGGATGCTGTGGACCGCAGGTAGGATTATCGTTAGAAGAACCAAAAGATACGGATGTTATTCAAGATATTAATGGGGTTCAAGTAGCTCTTGAAAAAGATATTAAAGATTCTGTAGAGGAATTGACACTGGACAATGATGAGACTCCGGAAGGCCCAAGATTTGTACTATTAGGAATGGATCAATGCTGTTAAAATACGCATTTCATTCAACAATGAGATGCAGTATAATTACTTGAAAAGCGTGGAAATAAGAATTATCAAAGCTTAAATAATAAGTAATTTTTGCTTTTCAAATCCTAGGTGATTAAGTCAATCCCGACTCCGTCTTATAACGGTGTCGGGATTGTTTAGTTAGTAAAAATAATGGTATTGTTATGTTTTCTGTAATTCTTCGTAAGCTAGCAGAAACTCCTGATAGCTTGTTACTCCTAATTTTTTTGGATTATTTTTGAATAATCGCTGAAACGTAACGTCTTTTGCTTTTTCGACAGAGCATTCCATGGCATTCATAATTAAATTCATATAGGAAACAAAATACTCTTTGTGTAAGTCTCCACCACGATTAATGATCATCAACATTATCCTTTTTTCATTTATTAGTTACAACAGCTACTTGTTGCATTTAAACCGTTTATTTCCAATGGTATTGGAGTGGAGTCAACTTTACAAACTCCCGTTTCAGGTAATTTTAATTTTACTTTTCTAGCTTCTTCCTCATCTCCTGAAAGGTATGAAACAATTGAACGAACTTGTTCATAACCTGTTGCCATTAAAAATGTCGGCGCACGACCGTAACTTTTTACTCCAACTATATAGAATCCTTGCTCAGGTTGACGCAACTCTTTTTCACCATGTGGACGAACCGTTCCACAGCTATGAAGGTTAGGATCAATAAGTGGAGCAAGTTCGCGTGTACTTTCCACTATAGGGTCTATATCTAATCTTATTTCATTTAAGAAGGAAAAGTCAGGTCTAGCTCCTGTATTTACTACAATTTCATCTACTTCACTTAAAAATTCCCCGTTTGTGCTTTTTATTTCAAAATGTCCATTTTGCTCTGTGATTACTTCAGTATAGAATCCGGAAAAAACTCTCACATGACCATTATCAACGAGCTGGTGCGCCTGTGTACCAAGCTCACCTCTTGCTTGCAATTCATCATTCGTTTCTCCTCCAAAAGCTTCTTCTACGTGTTGTTTACGTACAACCCATGAAATCTCTGTGTTTGGAAAATTCTTTTTTAATTCAGTTAGGTCAATCAATGTATTTAAGGCAGAGTGACCACTACCGATTACCGCTACATGCTTGTTTTTAAATATTTCTTGCTCTTCGTGAATATTTGGGATATGTGTGTACAATTTATTTTTTAATGCTTCATCACTCCATACTCCATCCGCAAATGGAGGGTTAGGGTGATTCCAAGTTCCCGCGGCATCAATGACAGCTTTTACTTCTATTTTTTCCATGTTTCCATTAAGGTTTACATAAAGAATGAATGGTTGTTGCTCACGGGAATTTGATTTCATTTTATCCGTGTTCTTTTTGGTGATATTCATAACTTCAGCATTATAAAGGATTCTTTCCTTAAATTGTGGATGATTTGATAGAGGTTCTAAGTATTCATCCACAAGTTCCTTGCCAGTTGGTAATTTATCAGCTTTAGGCTCAATCCAGTTCGTTTTTTGTAATAACTTTTTGGCAGCCTCATTTATGTTAAATTCCCAAGGGGAAAATAACTGTACGTGTTCCCACTCAAGAATGTTGCTTGCTACTTTAGGTCCTTTTTCTAAAACAAGAAACTGTTGATTATATTCATTTAAATGGGCAGCAGCTGCAAGTCCTATAGGTCCTGCACCGATAACGACAATTGGTAATTCTGACATATAAATATCTCCCTCTCTGTAAATAAAATTAATTTAGTTTTTACGAAATAAGCAACAAAGCTCTTCCGACAGTACATGATTTATTTCTGTATGATTTAAAGAGTAATAGCTCCAAGTTCCTTTTTTATTTTGAATAATAAGATTTGCTTGTAAAAGTATTTTTAAATGGTAGGAGAGTTTTGATTGCGGTAAATTAATTTCCTCCATTAAATCGCAAACACAAATTGAATCTTCAGGTGTGTTCGCCAGTAAATTAAGTATGTGTAGCCTCTTTTCATCAGATAATGCTTTAAATGTTTTTTTATAATGTTTAAACGTACTTTGTAAATCCACTGTTACAGGAAGCATAAATACCCTCCATTCTTCTAATCAAAAATATTTGATATAATCATCATACATCAAATATTTTTGATTAACAAGACATAAATCAATTTTTTTTGATTTATTTATGAAGCTCCTTTTACTTTTTCGATCTTCCGTTATACGATTGGGCGCTATTCCAGCTGATAAAGCATAAGGGTGTTTTTGCTCAACGCCTCGAAAAAGATGAATAAAAAAGAAATAAGCCTTGTCAAAACATATACAAGTTTTTCTCTATGCTTCAAAATGATTTATGTGTGTTTATGAAACACAAAAACCAAGCTTTACAGCACCTTTCAAAAAGTACACCTTTTGAAATACTTACCCGAAAATTAAGCCACTCAAGGAGTTTGGTCTTATTCCACCATCTCGAGGGGACGTGCAAAAATACCCTAAAAGGGATCTTCTTTAAGGTCTCTTTTTTTATAATCAAATAGATATTTGATTATTCTTATTGACATTCAATTTGTAAAAACATAAACTATAAACAAACAATCAAACAATTATTAGATTGAAGGTGAATGGAATGGGTAAAGATATTGTGAAAACAGGTTCTCCCGATACGTGCGATACATTTTGTTACGATGAAGAGATTGTTAATCGGGTACAACCTCAAATAGATAAAGTTCAGGGTGTTGAGTTGATTTTTAAGGCACTATCCGATGCGACACGTTTAAAGATTGCGTATGCTCTAACATTAGAAACGGAGCTTTGTGTGTGTGATGTGGCCAACATCATTGGTTCAACCACGGCAACGGCTTCTCATCATCTTCGATTATTACGAAATATGAAATTAGCTAAGTATCGAAAAGAAGGAAAGCTTGTCTTTTATTCTCTAGCTGATGAACATGTACATCAGCTGGTGTCAATTGCAATGATTCATTCAAAAGAAGGTGTTTCTAATGGAAGATCATAAAAACGTTTATCGCCTTCAAGGATTATCTTGTACAAATTGTGCCGCAAAATTTGAAAAAAACATACGTGATATTCAAACTGTTGATGATGTTGACCTTAACTTTGGTGCCTCTAAAATAACAGTCCATGGCGATGCATCCATTGAACAGTTGGAACAGGCAGGGGCCTTTGATGGAATCAAAGTTTATCCTGAACGCCAACGGCAAACAGAGAAAAATGAACCTTTTTGGAAAAACCGTGAAAATGTTATGACGATGGTTTCTCTATTCTTTATTGTGATTGGATATGTCCTATCGTTTCAATTAGGTGAAGATAACATCATAACGATTGGTACGTTTGCGACAGCAATCTTAGTTGGTGGATTTGAATTATTCAAGGTAGGGTTAAAGAACCTAACCAAATTCCAATTTGATATGAAAACCTTAATGACCATTGCCATTATCGGTGCTGCTGTTATTGGAGAATGGGGGGAAGGTGCTGTTGTTGTATTCTTGTTTGCTTTGAGTGAAGCACTGGAAGGCTACTCCATGGATAAAGCACGCCAGTCCATTCGATCTCTAATGGATATTGCCCCTAATAGAGCAACCATTAGACGTGGCGATCAAGTTATGGAAATCGACGTTGAGGATGTTCGAATTGATGATGTGATGCTTATCAAACCGGGGGAAAAAATCGCTATGGATGGTGACGTCATCAAAGGTCAGTCGTCGATTAATCAATCAGCGATAACAGGAGAATCCATACCAGCCCATAAAA is a genomic window containing:
- the arsC gene encoding arsenate reductase (thioredoxin) — encoded protein: MSKKTIYFLCTGNSCRSQIAEGWAKKYLGNEWDVKSAGIEAHGVNPNAVKAMNEVGIDISDQKSEMIDPEVLNNAAMAVTLCGDAADKCPMTPPHVKREHWGFDDPAKAEGTDQEKWEFQRVRDEIGERIKHFAETGN
- the arsD gene encoding arsenite efflux transporter metallochaperone ArsD, with the protein product MSKLEIFDPAMCCSTGVCGPSVDPKLTRVASAVFSLQKRGFDIERYNLANEPDKFTENKAVTDFLEEKGPDALPVTLLNGKIVLESTYPSNDELSEWFDISTEELNDRPKNNRVTIQINELK
- the arsA gene encoding arsenical pump-driving ATPase yields the protein MYPSFDPKSFVKTQFLFFTGKGGVGKTSTACATAIHLADEGKKVLIVSTDPASNLQDVLEVELTNTPKSVSNIINLDAANIDPEEAAELYREKVVGPYRGKLPDVAIKSMEEQLSGACTVEMAAFDEFSSIISDPAISNRYDHVIFDTAPTGHTLRLLKLPTAWNDFLDESTHGASCLGPLSGLQEKKELYEQTVSSLSDQEKTTLLLITRPESSALYEANRSAKELKDIGIKNQMLIVNGLLQMHLSNDKVSSAFYQRQQEALKDFPKELKQMAVYSLPLVSYSLTGLENLRYLFKQYALPATEEPTSHDERIELPKLSTLIEGFSENNTRVIFTMGKGGVGKTTVASSIAVGLVEKGHKVHLTTTDPAAHLDYMFSNPIDNEKLSISSIQPKDEVAAYKKEVLSKASESLDEAGIAYLKEDLDSPCTEEIAVFRAFAEQVAKCNDEIVVIDTAPTGHTLLLLDSAEEYHKELTRSTGEVRENVKALLPRLRNPIETSVVIVTLAETTPVLEAERLQSDLIRADIRPEWWVINQSLHATETQDLILAGRSKTERKWIEKVRDELAQNAAIIPWISEEKIGYSKLKELIMN
- a CDS encoding adhesin; the encoded protein is MNITDGAKQKLEIIFQEQGAKGIRFYSNGAGCCGPQVGLSLEEPKDTDVIQDINGVQVALEKDIKDSVEELTLDNDETPEGPRFVLLGMDQCC
- a CDS encoding ArsR/SmtB family transcription factor, which encodes MLPVTVDLQSTFKHYKKTFKALSDEKRLHILNLLANTPEDSICVCDLMEEINLPQSKLSYHLKILLQANLIIQNKKGTWSYYSLNHTEINHVLSEELCCLFRKN
- a CDS encoding ArsR/SmtB family transcription factor, whose protein sequence is MGKDIVKTGSPDTCDTFCYDEEIVNRVQPQIDKVQGVELIFKALSDATRLKIAYALTLETELCVCDVANIIGSTTATASHHLRLLRNMKLAKYRKEGKLVFYSLADEHVHQLVSIAMIHSKEGVSNGRS
- a CDS encoding NAD(P)-binding domain-containing protein, whose product is MSELPIVVIGAGPIGLAAAAHLNEYNQQFLVLEKGPKVASNILEWEHVQLFSPWEFNINEAAKKLLQKTNWIEPKADKLPTGKELVDEYLEPLSNHPQFKERILYNAEVMNITKKNTDKMKSNSREQQPFILYVNLNGNMEKIEVKAVIDAAGTWNHPNPPFADGVWSDEALKNKLYTHIPNIHEEQEIFKNKHVAVIGSGHSALNTLIDLTELKKNFPNTEISWVVRKQHVEEAFGGETNDELQARGELGTQAHQLVDNGHVRVFSGFYTEVITEQNGHFEIKSTNGEFLSEVDEIVVNTGARPDFSFLNEIRLDIDPIVESTRELAPLIDPNLHSCGTVRPHGEKELRQPEQGFYIVGVKSYGRAPTFLMATGYEQVRSIVSYLSGDEEEARKVKLKLPETGVCKVDSTPIPLEINGLNATSSCCN